A stretch of the uncultured Trichococcus sp. genome encodes the following:
- the ybaK gene encoding Cys-tRNA(Pro) deacylase, with protein MKNKKITKTNAMRMLDKQKRAYTVHEYTWSEDHLDALSVLEKMSRDAGAVYKTIVAVGDKTGVVVGVIPAQNELDLKAFAKVSGNKRIEMLPLKDLEATTGYIRGGCSPIGMKKAFPTYLSHHILDEKSVLVSGGKRGTQIEISPADLIAVTHAKVEEITQEKDE; from the coding sequence GTGAAAAATAAGAAAATCACCAAAACAAATGCGATGCGCATGCTCGATAAACAGAAGCGTGCTTATACAGTCCACGAATACACTTGGTCGGAGGACCACCTTGATGCGCTGTCCGTCCTCGAGAAAATGAGCCGTGATGCCGGTGCGGTCTACAAAACCATCGTTGCGGTAGGCGATAAGACCGGTGTTGTCGTCGGGGTCATCCCGGCGCAGAACGAACTGGACCTGAAGGCTTTTGCGAAAGTCAGCGGCAATAAAAGGATCGAAATGTTGCCTTTGAAGGATCTGGAAGCGACAACCGGCTATATCCGGGGCGGCTGTTCGCCGATTGGGATGAAAAAGGCTTTCCCTACCTATTTGTCGCATCATATCCTTGATGAAAAAAGCGTGCTCGTATCCGGAGGTAAACGCGGAACGCAGATCGAAATCAGTCCAGCTGATCTGATTGCCGTCACGCATGCTAAAGTTGAAGAGATTACACAAGAGAAAGATGAATGA
- a CDS encoding metallophosphoesterase, with amino-acid sequence MKKLHIYHINDLHSHFDNWPKIRRFLLEKKAFHEKNGEEVLLFDIGDACDRVHPLTEATNGKANIELLNQIPFDAVTIGNNEGIGNDKRQLDELYDDAEFPVVLANLYDPETDALPIWAQPYLIRTLSSGLKVGIIGLTAPLYLSYVPNGWDPKESDEVLPKILLKVAPSVDLIILLSHVGIIEDIHIGEMYRSIPIIIGAHTHHVLPEGKHVDDSLLLGAGKFGKYIGHVTVSYDSDRILDRKAELIEAAGLPEKPGDAAEVVELQERGEALLEAIPIADNPVRLRADEGHINDLLLLGLDAVTEYADTPFGILNSGLFLADLPEGIITKNHLHQILPHPMRLLECTLNGRDFKAMIDEMESQREELMVKEITGMGFRGRIFGELCYRGFKVDPETRRVTVAGRELSDEEDITFVTVDHFRYITYFPTIENEGRSRLLFPYFLRDVVGLHLEDKFPITREK; translated from the coding sequence ATGAAGAAATTGCATATCTACCATATCAATGATCTGCATTCGCATTTCGACAATTGGCCGAAGATCCGGCGTTTTTTGCTGGAGAAAAAGGCTTTCCATGAAAAGAACGGCGAAGAAGTCTTGCTTTTCGACATCGGCGACGCCTGCGATCGGGTGCATCCTTTGACGGAAGCCACCAATGGTAAAGCGAACATCGAATTGCTGAACCAAATTCCCTTCGATGCGGTGACAATCGGTAATAATGAAGGGATCGGCAACGACAAACGGCAGTTGGACGAACTTTATGATGATGCCGAATTTCCGGTTGTACTGGCAAATCTTTACGATCCGGAAACGGATGCTCTGCCGATTTGGGCGCAACCTTACCTGATCAGGACTTTGTCGAGCGGTCTGAAGGTCGGCATCATTGGGCTGACGGCGCCACTCTACCTTAGTTATGTTCCGAACGGTTGGGACCCTAAGGAATCGGATGAAGTCCTGCCGAAAATTTTATTGAAAGTCGCACCATCCGTCGATTTGATCATCCTTTTGTCGCACGTCGGCATCATCGAGGACATCCATATCGGCGAAATGTACCGTTCCATTCCAATCATCATCGGAGCACATACGCACCATGTACTCCCGGAAGGAAAGCATGTGGACGACTCTTTGTTGCTGGGAGCGGGCAAGTTCGGGAAATACATCGGCCATGTCACGGTCAGCTATGATTCCGACAGAATTTTGGACCGCAAAGCCGAATTGATCGAAGCAGCGGGTCTGCCGGAAAAACCTGGCGATGCGGCGGAAGTCGTGGAGCTGCAGGAGCGCGGAGAAGCGCTGTTGGAGGCGATCCCGATCGCTGATAATCCGGTCAGGCTGAGAGCGGATGAAGGCCACATCAACGACTTGTTGTTGCTGGGATTGGATGCCGTGACCGAATATGCCGATACGCCATTCGGCATTCTGAACTCCGGCTTGTTTCTGGCGGATCTGCCGGAAGGGATCATCACAAAAAATCATCTGCATCAAATCTTGCCGCATCCGATGCGTTTACTGGAATGTACGCTGAATGGTCGGGATTTCAAAGCCATGATTGATGAAATGGAATCGCAGCGCGAAGAACTGATGGTGAAGGAAATAACCGGCATGGGTTTCCGTGGAAGGATTTTTGGGGAGCTCTGTTATCGAGGCTTCAAGGTCGATCCAGAAACCAGGCGCGTGACCGTAGCCGGAAGGGAACTTTCCGATGAGGAGGACATCACCTTTGTGACGGTGGACCACTTCCGCTACATCACTTATTTCCCGACAATCGAAAACGAAGGCCGCAGCCGTCTACTGTTCCCGTATTTCCTTAGGGATGTGGTCGGTCTGCATTTGGAAGATAAATTTCCTATTACAAGAGAAAAGTGA